Below is a window of Bacillota bacterium DNA.
GAGTGGGATGAGCGCAATTATGATAAGGGCGTTGAATATGATAGCGGAAAGGATAGCGCTTTGTGGCGTAGCCAGGCGCATGATGTTTAGCTTCTCCAGGACTGGGTAAGTATCCGCAAAAAGGGCAGGTATTATGGCAAAGTACTTGGCCACATCGTTCGCTATGCTGAAAGTTGTAAGCGATCCGCGGGTCATCAGAAGTTGCTTGCCAATCTCCACTATCTCAATGAGCTTCGTAGGATTGCTATCTAGATCTACCATATTCCCTGCTTCCTTAGCTGCCTGAGTGCCGGTATTCATCGCCACGCCTACATCTGCCTGAGCCAGTGCGGGCGCGTCGTTCGTGCCGTCTCCTGTCATAGCTACCATGTGTCCATTTGCCTGATATTCGCGTATAAGCTTGAGTTTCCCCTCCGGCGTGGCTTCCGCTAAGAAATCATCGACTCCCGCTTCCGCGGCGATTGCAGCAGCGGTGATGGGATTATCGCCTGTTATCATGACGGTCTTGATCCCCATGCGCCGCAAGGCGGAAAAGCGCTCCCTGATGCCACCCTTCACGATATCTTTTAGGTGGATCACACCCAGGGCCTTCGCCCCATCAGCCACTATCAGCGGGGTGCCGCCACTTCGCGCCACTTTCTCGGCAGCTGAACGCACCTCATAAGGCAACCTGCCGCCGCGGGAACTTATAAAAGCCTCTATAGCATCAAGGGCGCCTTTACGAATCTCCCGGTTTCCTATATTCACCCCACTCATACGGGTCTTTGCCGTAAACGGGACAAATCTCGCACCAGCCCCTGCGAGATCTCGCCCGCGAAGACCGTAATCCCTCTTTGCCAGCACAACGATGCTGCGCCCCTCAGGGGTTTCGTCCGAAAGAGAAGCCAGTTGTGCCGCGTCTGCAAGGTCGCTTGCCTTCACGCCAGGTGCCGGGATAAATTCTGTAGCCATGCGGTTACCCAGGGTGATGGTACCTGTTTTGTCGAGGAGCAGGACATCCACATCGCCAGCTGCCTCAACGGCGCGTCCGGACATGGCCAGCACATTGTGCGCTACCAGGCGGTCCATTCCTGCAATACCGATGGCGCTTAAGAGCCCTCCTATCGTAGTTGGTATCAGGCATACAAGAAGCGCGATCAGGACCGGTATTGAAACATATACGCCGGAGTAAATCGCAAATGGCTCAAGAGTCACAACCGCAAGTAGAAAGATTATTGTAAGTCCTACCAGGAGAATGGTAAGAGCGATCTCATTGGGTGTCTTCTGGCGTTTTGCGCCTTCGACAAGGCTAATCATATGATCCAAGAAAGTCTCGCCGGGGTTAGACGTTATCCTCACCTTTATCCAGTCAGAAAGCACCCGCGTACCTCCTGTGACTGCGCTGCGGTCTCCGCCAGATTCGCGAATGACTGGCGCGGATTCACCAGTTATCGCACTTTCGTCCACAGAAGCAATCCCCTCGATAACTTCGCCATCGCCTGGGATAATGTCCCCTGCTTCCACCAAGACAATGTCCCCTTTTCTCAGCGATGATGCAGGGACGGTCTCTTTGACGCCATTTCCTGCCCCTGTGATCTTCTTGGCCATAGTATCCGTTCGAGTCTTGCGAAGAGACTCGGCCTGCGCCTTTCCACGACCTTCCGCAAGGGCCTCGGCGAAATTGGCGAACAACACGGTAAACCAGAGCCAGGCCGCGATTTGTATATCAAAAGATATGGGAGCAGTCTGGACGGTCATAGCATCCCGGATAGCCAGGATCGTGGTGAGCAGAGCCCCTATCTCCACAACAAACATCACTGGGTTGCGGATCTCAACACGCGGATCCAGTTTCCTAAATGAATCCACGATGGCCTGGATCAGAATGGCCCGAGTAATACCGGCCACCTTTCGTGTCTTAGCTTTTGATGCTATATCCCCAATCATGTCATGATCCTCCAATTAGTGTCGATTCCTTATCTTAGAATAAGCCGCCCCGGCCGGCCACGGCCACAGAAGTCGCTCCGGCACCCTTAAGACTGATGTCGATTCCATATCTCGGAGATCTCAGAATAGCCTGCCAGACAACATCAGGAGATGCTCCACTATCGGCCCCAGTGCAAGGGCTGGGAAGAATGTAAGCGCGCCCACGATCATCACCACTCCGGCCAGCAGCACCACGAAGAGGATGCCGGTTGTGGGAAAGGTCCCCGGCCCCGGCGGGACGGCCCTTTTCTCTGCCAGACTTCCGGCAATGGCCAGAACCGGCAGGATCACCCCAAAGCGCCCTATCAGCATAGCAAGGCCAATGAATATGTTATAAAATGGCGTATTGGCATTGAGCCCGGCAAGGGCGCTCCCATTATTACCTGCCCCTGATGAGAATGCGTAGAGCATCTCGCTGAGGCCATGAGGCCCGGGATTCAATATGGAAGATGTCCCGGCGCGAGTCCCGGCCGCCAGCGCGCTCCCTATGAGAATCGTCGCTGCCGGGATAAGCACCGCCAGGACGGCCATCTTCATCTCGCGTGATTCTATCTTTTTGCCGAGATATTCAGGCGTGCGGCCGACCATAAGACCCACAATGAAGACTGTTAGGAGCGCAAACATCAGCATCCCGTAGAGTCCGGATCCTACTCCGCCAAAGACCACTTCTCCCAGCATCATCTGCAGGAGCGGGATGAGCCCGCCCAATGGGGTGAGGCTATCATGCATGGTATTGACGGCGCCACATGATGCGGCCGTCGTCACAGTGGCAAACAGTGCTGAATTTGCTATGCCAAAGCGTGTCTCCTTACCTTCCATAGCTGACGGCCCGGTTATTCCAAGCGCCCGGATGGCCGGATTACCCATAGACTCCGCCCAGTAGACCACACCCAGGCCTGTGACAAAAATTAGAAGCATAGCCCCCAGGACGACCCACCCTTGGCGCGTATCGCCTGCCATCTTGCCGAAAGTGTAAGTCAAGGCCGCTGGGATAGCAAAGATGGCCAGCATCTCCAAAAAGTTAGAAAGTGGTGTCGGATTTTCAAATGGATGGCTTGAATTAGCATTGAAAAAGCCGCCTCCGTTCGTCCCCAGCACCTTGATTGCCTCCTGGGAGGCCACGGGCCCCATCGCAATTGTCTGGCTCCCACCTTCGACAGTCTGCATAGTAATATAGGGATGAAGGTTCTGAATAGCCCCCTGGGAAACCAGGACAAGCGCGAGGACAAATGAAATAGGAATAAGTACCCAAAGCACCGAACGCGTAAGGTCTACCCAAAAGTTGCCAATAGATTTTGCTGTGCGCCCCACGATGCCACGTATCAGGGCGATGGCCACGGCGATCCCGGTAGCAGCAGAGACGAAATTTTGCACTGTCAGCCCCGCCATCTGAGTAAGATAACTCATAGTCTTTTCGCCGCTGTATGCCTGCCAGTTGGTGTTAGTCATGAAGCTCGCGGCCGTGTTAAATGCGAGATCAGGCGCCACAGGCCCGAAGCGCTGCGGGTTAAGGGGCAAATGCCCTTGGAGCCTTTGCAACAGGTAGAGAACGAGCATCCCTGCGAAATTGAAGAACAGGACCGCAAGAGCGTAGCCCTTCCAATTCATTTCCTCCTTCTCATCAACCCCCGTGGCGCGATAGATAAGCTTTTCCACCGGGCGCATGATTCTATCCAAAGATGTGCGCCTTCCGGCAAAAACCCGCTCTATATATGATCCAAGCGGCGCTGTAATGCCGATGAGCACCGCGAGGAAGAGAATCATTTGAAGGATGTCCCAGGCCACAGACATAGCTACAACTCCTCCGCTCGCAATAATGCATAGACGAGATATATGAGCAGGAAAAATGCAATTAAGCCTCCGATTATGAGCTCAAGGTCCATTTCCGCGTCCTCTCCTTGACACCATTTGAGTAATCCTAGCTTCCCGGGTGGGGATGCAGAGCTCTTGCTAATACCCGGCCATTTAGCCCTGTGTAACGCCGGAAAGCCAGATGTCATCCCGGCAAGCGGATTTTGCTGCCATAGAGAGTATTCCCATCCATGACAGGCGCCGATACTGCCTTGAAGACACCAAAAGAACGATATCACGTTTTAAGGTCAAAAGGGTATCAAAAGAGCTTGCGGGGTAATCAAGAATCTGTAAAGAATTATACGGGATATAGGCATCCTGACCTACCCTATCCCGAAGCGAGCCGCGTTGGCTATGGTCGCATTGAGGAGGTATGCAATGATCAGATAAATCCGAGGTGTTTCTCGATCGCGCGGAATATCCAAAACACACAAAGTATCCGAACATCAATGAATACCATCTATTGTCGCCATAAGGAGGTGGGCCATTTTCAAAGTGGTAGAATTCCCTGTGCCAGGGGCTATTAATGTTGGCCTGCTGGGATCGGAACCCCCCGACTTCATAGCACATAGAAGCGGGGGGCGCAACAACATGCTATCAGATCACTAATCGAGCCCCATAGCCTTAAGATTCCTCAGGCTGATTCCCAGGCTTTCAAAAGGATCGCGCTCGCATATGTCTTGCTCAACAATATACCACAGGACTCCGGCTTCTTTGCAGGCCTCCAGGATCGCAGGCCAGTTGAGATTGCCTTCTCCAACCTCAGCCATGATCTGCTTGTTGTTTCGCATGGTCATATCCTTGAAATGAACAACTGGCATGCGACCTTTCACCTTCTTGATCCAGGCGGAAGGATCTCCACCTCCATACTGGATCCAATAAGTGTCAATCTCCGCCTTGAAGACCGCAGGGTCGCTTTCCCCGTAGAGAATCTCGAGCCCGGTGCGGCCATTGAATTTCTCCAGTTCAAATGCATGGTTGTGGTATACGAACTCGAGGCCAGCCTCAGCCAGTTTCCTTGCCACAGCTGATGCGTCCCGGGCGAATCGCGAGAATCCCTCAGCATTGCGGTATTCCGCTGGCATGCTCCCGACACCTACATACTTGCAGCCCCAGAGATGATGCTCATCAATGACCGCTTGAGTTTCATCGCGCATCCGCTCGAAGGATATATGCGTAGCACAGATAGTGAGCCCCTCGCCGTCTACAATATCTTTCAATTCCTTTGGATCAATGGGGCCAAGGGCTGAAAGCTGAACAGCTTCATAGCCCAATGCACGTATCTTCTTCATCGTATCCGCTATATCCCTGGGGGTCTTGGTGAAATCTCTCACCGTATACAATTGGGCCGCTATCACCGATTTTGACATCTTCCCGCCTGGCTAATAATGGATCGCGCAAGCCAGCCTCCCCATAACCAGGCCTTTCACTCCTTTCATAATTTAGATTATTTACCTGAATGGCGTGGCCCGGTAGCTTCCGCCCTGGGTGAGGCTTATCAGCTCCGGGATCGCTCATATCAAGCCCCCACATTTCTGCATGATACATGAAGGGATAGCCCCCGGAATCAGGCCAGATCTATGAAATATCTTTGTCTTCGCCGGAATATCGCCAATTTGCTGCATCCGCATTCTCTAGCATATTGAGCCGCCTCATCGATCCGAAACCCTACTTCCTCAGGCCTATGGGCGTCAGATGCCAGGGTTATTGGAATATCCAGTTCGGCGCACCTCCTTAAAAATCTCTCACCTGGATATATTTCTCCAATTGGCCTCCTCAACCCTGCTGAGCTAACCTCAACGGCAACGTCTGATTCCGCTAGTTGCTGAATGCATAACGAAATCGTCTTCTCAACATTGGAAGGATCCCCAACCGGCCTAATGCCAAAGAGTTTCACCAGGTCGGGATGTGCCATGACGTCGAAAAGATGGCTCTTCGCCGCTCGAGCAAGGATTTCAAAATATCGAATGTATATTTCTTCCGGATCCTGGCCCTGCCAGTCTTCGGGACGAAAATCAATGGGCCATTCCCCAAGAAAGTGAACCGAGCCAATGATATAATCAAAGGGAAACTGGGATAGAATCTTTCTCGTCTCTTCCTCTGCGCCTGGAACATAATCGACCTCAAGGGCCAATTTTACCGGCAGACCTTCGGCTTTAGCGTCATCTATCAGCTTCACGTAATCATTCATTGAGCTTTTAACCTCACCCAGGAACGCTCTGCGAACATGAGGGAATGGGCTCCTCGCAAGGCCAAGCCGATCCATCACAGGGGCGAACTCAATGAATCGAGTGCAATGTTCGCTTATCCCCACCTCAGCGATCCCTTTTTGACGGGCGGCCTCAATGAATTTGCCCAGCCATTCGCGTGTCAAAGGTCCTCTTTCCAGATGTATATGATAATCTATCATCGAATTTCGCAGCGTCGAAGACCCCGGCCCTCGGGCGGAAGCCCCCTGGCCCTTAGACGGAAGGATGTGACGCCACTCTCTCCTTTTATCATTGAAATCCAACAAATATATTCTGCTCAGCCCCTGCCTTTACCTTCATATAAATCATATAAATGACGGCACTGCAAATATCCTTGCCGGTGGTCCAGCATTCCAGCGTTCCGGCGCCCTTACTTGTCTAATGCTTCCGGATTCTGCTATAATAACGGTTAAATAGGCTTGAGGCGGGTTCCACCCGTGATCCCACAGATTGTGTGGTTATGCGGCTTCGGCCGGACGCTACGTTCCCCTGGCTGAATCAGGAAAATAATGCCGGGGCCATACTATATATGGGTGGAAAAGGCAGGTAGTCAAGAGGGGCAGGAGGAAAGCCTTCATAATCTTATGGTGAAAAGAAAGAGACTCCTTGAGAAGCTGCGAAAGGCAGAAAGGAAATCGCAAGGGTCACAAACACAGGAGATGATCCCCCCGGATAGAAGGGACGAGCGAATCGATTTGGAGCAGATTTCTCACCATATCCGGGCGGGCCAGGAACTATTCTGCGCGGGTCGATATAAGCAGGCGATCGCTGAATGGCGGCGGGTCATGGAAGTGGCCGATGAGGATACAAAGGCCGAGATTCGCCTTGCACTTGCTGAGGCCTGTTTCCGTCTCGGTTTACAGGAACACTCCCTTGGCAACACAGACGCTGCCCTAACATACCTACACCAGGCGGCTGCAGCCGTTCCCGAGAAGGCCGTCTATCATTATCACCTGGGGCTCGCCTTCCACAGAATGGCTAACATGAAACGCGCTGAAGAGTGTTTCGAGCGGGCGCTCGCTCTCGAACCCGACAACGTGAGATTTCTCTTTCAAAAAGGACTGATATACGCCAGGGAAGATGCACGTCGCCTCCGTCAATGGATGAAAGGCCCCGAGGGTGGCATACTGTCTTGCGCTCAAAGATACTTGCTTGAAGTAGCAACTGGGCTACGCAAGACAC
It encodes the following:
- the kdpB gene encoding potassium-transporting ATPase subunit KdpB, translating into MIGDIASKAKTRKVAGITRAILIQAIVDSFRKLDPRVEIRNPVMFVVEIGALLTTILAIRDAMTVQTAPISFDIQIAAWLWFTVLFANFAEALAEGRGKAQAESLRKTRTDTMAKKITGAGNGVKETVPASSLRKGDIVLVEAGDIIPGDGEVIEGIASVDESAITGESAPVIRESGGDRSAVTGGTRVLSDWIKVRITSNPGETFLDHMISLVEGAKRQKTPNEIALTILLVGLTIIFLLAVVTLEPFAIYSGVYVSIPVLIALLVCLIPTTIGGLLSAIGIAGMDRLVAHNVLAMSGRAVEAAGDVDVLLLDKTGTITLGNRMATEFIPAPGVKASDLADAAQLASLSDETPEGRSIVVLAKRDYGLRGRDLAGAGARFVPFTAKTRMSGVNIGNREIRKGALDAIEAFISSRGGRLPYEVRSAAEKVARSGGTPLIVADGAKALGVIHLKDIVKGGIRERFSALRRMGIKTVMITGDNPITAAAIAAEAGVDDFLAEATPEGKLKLIREYQANGHMVAMTGDGTNDAPALAQADVGVAMNTGTQAAKEAGNMVDLDSNPTKLIEIVEIGKQLLMTRGSLTTFSIANDVAKYFAIIPALFADTYPVLEKLNIMRLATPQSAILSAIIFNALIIIALIPLALRGIGYRALGASAILRRNMLIYGLGGLVAPFVGIKIIDLVIVALGLV
- the kdpA gene encoding potassium-transporting ATPase subunit KdpA, with product MSVAWDILQMILFLAVLIGITAPLGSYIERVFAGRRTSLDRIMRPVEKLIYRATGVDEKEEMNWKGYALAVLFFNFAGMLVLYLLQRLQGHLPLNPQRFGPVAPDLAFNTAASFMTNTNWQAYSGEKTMSYLTQMAGLTVQNFVSAATGIAVAIALIRGIVGRTAKSIGNFWVDLTRSVLWVLIPISFVLALVLVSQGAIQNLHPYITMQTVEGGSQTIAMGPVASQEAIKVLGTNGGGFFNANSSHPFENPTPLSNFLEMLAIFAIPAALTYTFGKMAGDTRQGWVVLGAMLLIFVTGLGVVYWAESMGNPAIRALGITGPSAMEGKETRFGIANSALFATVTTAASCGAVNTMHDSLTPLGGLIPLLQMMLGEVVFGGVGSGLYGMLMFALLTVFIVGLMVGRTPEYLGKKIESREMKMAVLAVLIPAATILIGSALAAGTRAGTSSILNPGPHGLSEMLYAFSSGAGNNGSALAGLNANTPFYNIFIGLAMLIGRFGVILPVLAIAGSLAEKRAVPPGPGTFPTTGILFVVLLAGVVMIVGALTFFPALALGPIVEHLLMLSGRLF
- a CDS encoding histidinol-phosphatase, producing the protein MIDYHIHLERGPLTREWLGKFIEAARQKGIAEVGISEHCTRFIEFAPVMDRLGLARSPFPHVRRAFLGEVKSSMNDYVKLIDDAKAEGLPVKLALEVDYVPGAEEETRKILSQFPFDYIIGSVHFLGEWPIDFRPEDWQGQDPEEIYIRYFEILARAAKSHLFDVMAHPDLVKLFGIRPVGDPSNVEKTISLCIQQLAESDVAVEVSSAGLRRPIGEIYPGERFLRRCAELDIPITLASDAHRPEEVGFRIDEAAQYARECGCSKLAIFRRRQRYFIDLA
- the kdpF gene encoding K(+)-transporting ATPase subunit F, coding for MDLELIIGGLIAFFLLIYLVYALLRAEEL
- a CDS encoding sugar phosphate isomerase/epimerase; protein product: MSKSVIAAQLYTVRDFTKTPRDIADTMKKIRALGYEAVQLSALGPIDPKELKDIVDGEGLTICATHISFERMRDETQAVIDEHHLWGCKYVGVGSMPAEYRNAEGFSRFARDASAVARKLAEAGLEFVYHNHAFELEKFNGRTGLEILYGESDPAVFKAEIDTYWIQYGGGDPSAWIKKVKGRMPVVHFKDMTMRNNKQIMAEVGEGNLNWPAILEACKEAGVLWYIVEQDICERDPFESLGISLRNLKAMGLD